A segment of the Propionimicrobium sp. PCR01-08-3 genome:
CCGACCGGAAGTTTGATCGGCAGACCAACGAATGGACAGACGGCGACACCTCGTATCTGGACTGCACGATCTGGCAGCGCCCGGCCGAGAACGCCGCCGAGACCCTGCGCAAGGGAATGCGGGTGGTCGCAACCGGCCGTTTGCTCCAGCGCAACTACGAGGACCGCCAGGGAAACAAGCGGTCCAAGTTCGAGCTCCAGATAGACGAGGTAGGCCCGTCGCTGAAAACGCAGGTCGGCGAGATCCGCAAGGCTGGCTCAGCCCGTCCTCAGACCCAGCAGGCACCCGCGCAGTATCCGGGTAACGATCCGTGGGCGGACACCAAACCCGTCGACGCACCGCCGTTCTGAGGGGGCCGGATATGGACTGGTTTGTGCAGGTGTTTTCGTCGCCGTTCGCAATGGTGGCGCTCTATGCCTGCTGCTACATCCTCGGGCGCCATCGTGGATACCAGCGAGGGCACGAGGCGGCAGAGAGGTCTTATGCGAGGCGCGAGTCGTTGACGCTCAACGTAGGTGACGCAGTACTCTGCGCGCTCGAAAACGACAACGTTGCCGCCGTCACGGTCACCAGAAGCGACCAGGACCAGGAGTTCACTGTCTGGCCGGAAAGGTTGCCGTCGTGAACGAGGTAGACCTACCTTCAAAGGACGATAGGCCGGGCATTCTGATTGCACATGAGATGCCGGACCATCCGAAGATTGCACCGCTATCTGATGCCGCGTTTCGTCTACTGATTAAGGCGTGGGCGTACTGCTCGCGGCTCGAAACAGACGGGCGTATCCCGAACGTCATATGGCAGAGCATGGGCCCGGCGAAAGCACGTAAGGAATTGCTCGCCCCGCCGGTCGCCATGCCTGACAAGACGCCACTAGTAATTCAGCGCGAAGGACATGTCGAATGCCATGACTACCTGGCGCATCAGCGATCCTCGGGCGAAATTGAGGCGATCAAGAGCAGCCGATCAGAGTCCGGTGCCCTCGGTGCTCACAAGCGGTGGCACGTCGCAAGACGGGTCCATGTCGAGTCGTGCCCTTACTGTAACCCGAGTAGTTCGGTAG
Coding sequences within it:
- the ssb gene encoding single-stranded DNA-binding protein; amino-acid sequence: MSIQTIIVGNLTGDVSLRFTPAGQAVANFTIAQTDRKFDRQTNEWTDGDTSYLDCTIWQRPAENAAETLRKGMRVVATGRLLQRNYEDRQGNKRSKFELQIDEVGPSLKTQVGEIRKAGSARPQTQQAPAQYPGNDPWADTKPVDAPPF